The genomic DNA GAGGATATACACTATACGTTACTATATGAGATACAGAAAATAGTTCCAGAAGAGATTTTTTATCGTAAGATGCTTTCTATACAAGTAGGACTTTTTGATTCTCTGTATAAGATAGACCAGAGTTCAACAGCATATAGTTTACCAGTGCATTTTATAGATCCTTTTTTAAGTAAAAGTGAACTTATACCTGTATCCTCTTTAGGTCCAAACGATTTAAATGATTTAACGGAAGAGGAAAAAAAGCAAGAAATGTTACGAGTATCTATAGAACTTCCAGAAGTAGAACCTATATGGATCAAACTACTAGAAGAAAAAACAGATGATGAAATTTGCTCATTTTGGTATGGACTTCATCGTAGACGGGGAGGCCCAGCTCCTGTCAATTCTCAAGGTAATTGGAAGGCAACTTATAATCACTTAATTAAAGTTAGTCCTAGGATCGCAAATTTGATGCGTAAAGCATGCGATAAAATTCTAGAAAATCATAAGGAGGGAATAGATAAAGATGAAGTGATGAAGATAGTGAAGCTAACTAAATAAACAGTTATGATAACCGATAATTTCAGCTTGTTCACTCATCAGAAGGAGTAGGGCATTGGGAACCTATCGATAAAAACATACAAGTAAATGTAAGTGGAGAAAATAACTGTCTATATGATGCTATCGCTGCCCAAATATCTAGTGCAGAAAGGGAAAAGCTAGGTGTGCAAAACGGACAAGACTTCAGGCAGCACGTAGTAAAGGAAATACAGAACAATGCTACCATAACACAGCAATTTATGACACAAGCTGCTCAGCTTAGCTACTTAGAACCAGCAGCGATGATGGAGGGGGGCTGGAGGTGGAGAGTAGATATGGATACACCAAATGGAGTAGGTGCAATTGTAAAGGTTGATGATGAAGGAGGAGCGGATACACAATATTATGAGTATGAGCGTACTAAACGAGATGCGGCAGGTAATCCTGTATTAGAGTTCTTCTAAAACCCTACAAAAACTAGATATAAACCTATTTAAGTGAAGGCAAGTGATAGGTTTCAGAAGAACTCTATTAGATGCAGATGGAAATCCACAGAAAGAGACTGTAGTAACGACTATTCCTGGTGTATCCTTAAATATGATTCCAGTAGTAGAAACGGACTATTCTACAGCGTGTTTAACACATATACCCCAAGCTAATCCAGAAGATACTTACAATGGTGTCATGCTTTTTCCTAAAGGCCCTGGATGTAATGAGGATGATACTAATCGTAGATTGGAAGTTGGAACTTATAATTTGAGTATACATCATGGAACTCTTTATAAAAATGTATTAAAATTCTCTAGATTAAAACCTTCAGGAGGAGGAAGAGCACTTGAAGGATCGCAAGCTAGATTGATTCATAAAGGTGTAGATTTTGGTAACAGTACTGGCTGTGGGTTACCTGGTAGTAGATACATACTTAAACAAGAAATTGTAATACCGAAAGATAAACATAAAGATAAACAAGGAAATTATCATATAAAAGCGGGGCAATATACAGATACTGTTTTACCAGATTGGAATGATAGTATAAAAGAAGAGAAAAAGTTGAAGGAGAAAGTAGTATCTTTTGGAGTAGATAAAAAAGGTAATTGCAGTTTGCAAGCAGTAATGGCAAAATCTTTTGATGAGGTAAAGAAAGCAAGCGAGGAGGAACAAAAAGAAAACTAATACTAGTTGTTTTAAGAAATATGAAAAGAATAAAATTTAGATTCATTTATAAAATGGGAGTTTTATTTAGTTTATTGAGCACAGTAGCTTGCAAGGAAGACGAATATGCAGATATAAAATTTAATTCTCATTTAGATAGAAAAATATTTTTAAATTATTGTGGAGAAAAAGCAATGAGAAGTGAAGGAGAAAAGAAAAAGAAGTATTTGAAGCTATACTTTAGAGCGCTTCCAAGAGATTTTGAGACACTTTTTAAAACTATTGAAAGCAATTGTCATAAAAATATATTTTATGACACACATACAGGCGTTTTTGGCAATTATTTATCTCCTAGAAATCCATGGGGGAAGTTTTATCCTAAGTATAAGTCTGTAAAAACAGAAGCAGAAGTACCCAAAGAAAAAATATCTAAAAAAAGTAAGCGATACCTAGATAGTCTAAAGATTAAAGATATTCGTAAAGCTGATATATTATGGTTTAGAGTACAAAAGGCACTAACAGAAATTATACCAGACAGCATTTACTATGAAAAAATAATTTCTTTTTTGATAGGTGGATTTGGAGGCCCAGTATCCATCGAGGAATTTAGGCTAGTCAACGAAGAACTTTTAGTTGATTTCCTAGAGAGAAAAACGGATGATGAAATTGCTGGGTTCTGGTTTTTTTATTATAACCAACTTCCACATCCAGTATTGCTAGAAATAGAAGATGATTTTTATAAAGAGCTGGAGAAAAATAATCCGAGAATGGCAAAGCTCATGCAGAAAGCCTATGAAGCGGTACTAGAGTCATGGGAGGGAGAATCGGTAACGCGATAGGAATGTTGAATAATATCAAAATAGGTTTTTATGAAAAATAAATTAAAATACTTAGTCTTATTACTATTAATAAATGTTCTTGTAAGTCAAGGATGTAAGCAACAAGATAAGTATACAGATGAGAAATTTGATAGTATTGTAGGTAGAAGACTTGCATTATTAAAGTATGCAAAAAAGATATATGAGAGTGAAGGAAAAAAAAGAAAGGAATACCTAATAAAGTATTTTAATGCCTTCCCAAGAGATTTTAAGACCTTTTTTCATTTAAACTATAATAACTACCATGAAGATACTCTTTATAAAGAGTACTCAGATCATTCCCGTTATATATTTTCACATAATCCATGGTTAGGATTTTATCCTGTAATAAAGTCAGTTGCTTCGGAAAAAGAAATGCCCCAAGCTTTACTTAGCGAGAAATTTGGGCCTACTCAAGAAATTATAGGAAAATACAATAGATTTGATTGTTATGGTATTATGGATGAGATACGAGAACTCATACCGAAAGATATTTATAATAAAAAAATGATAGCAGTAAGAATAGGTGGGTTTAATACAGGCCCAGATGGTTATAGGTATGCATCAGGAAGTGTCAAATTTGATACTATGTTTATTAATATGCTATCAACCTATACAGATGAGGAAATACTATCCTTCTTTTACTGTTGGTATGACGGACCATATCCAGAAGATAGAGAAAAGTTGTATCAATACCGATATAAGAGAATAAAAGAATATAATCCAAGAGTAGCAGAGTTAATGAAAAAAGCTTATGAAGCAGTTCTTGCACGTTTTGCTAATGAAAAGTGGCACTATTGAAAGAGTATACAATAAGAAAGAGGACAGTAATTTAAATTTAAAACAAATAACTCCTTTAGGGATTTTACCTATAGGATAGAATCGAAATATGGAGAAGAAATTGAAAAGGCTATACAAGTAGAACAAGAAAAGGTAAAAAAAGAGGAAAAGGCAAAGAAAAAGAAGGGGCTTGTACAACAGCTACCGAAATAAGATACAAGGGGAACTTATTTAGCCTGTTACTAGTGGACTTGTCAGTATGGGTGTTGATAAAATAAGCGAAGGGCTTACGCAGAATGTGGATGCAGCTTTAGCAGCCTTTAGGGCGAGCGTCATACTCATGACATAGGTGATAAACTGGCTACAACCACAGAAGCTGTAAAGCAAGGGCAAGCAGGCGAGAGCACAGGAAAAAAACGGTATTGTTAAATTAGGATAGAATTAGTAAGTTAGAGGAAAAAGTATGAACTGTCCTCGATGTAATAATACTCAAAGCTGTAAAGATGGAATTGTTAGAGGTAGACAGCACTACCAGTGTAAAAGTTGCCGTTTCCGTTACACAGTTAGACACAAATCAGATGTTAAACCTGTATCTACTAAGCGAAAAGCGTTGCAATTATACTTAGAAGGATTAGGATTTCGAGCTATAGGGCGTATACTCAACATAAGCTATGGAACAGTCTATCAATGGGTAAAAGCATGTGGAGATCAAGTAAGTTTACCAGAAAGCCAAGATCAAGTAGATATAGTCGAGATGGATGAAATACACACATATGTGGGTTCAAAAAAGTCTACTGCTGGATATGGATAGCTGTTGATAGATTGAGCAAGCGCTTTATATCATATGTGTGTGGAGATCGCTCGACACAAACCGGACTGAAGTTATGGGAGCGGGTTAAGGATATAGGCAAGCTGTATTGTAGTGACTATTGGAAAAGCTACCAGCAGTTTATTCCAAAAGATAAACACCGACAAAGCAAATCAGAAACTTATACTGTTGAAGGATATAATAGCTTAATTAGGCACTATTTAGCAAGATTTAAGCGTAAAGGTAAGTGTTATAGCAAACAGGTGCACATGATAGAAAAATCGCTCAACCTGCTAATGGCCAAGCTAAATAATCAGCTGCCTATCTTAATTTAACAATACCAAAAAATTTAAATGATTTACATAGTGGATTTAAAAAAAGTGGAAAAAATAAAGTAGGTAGTTATAATGCTGAGCTACGATACACTGAGCTATATAAGGAGTGTGAGGAAGCTAAAAGAAAAGTAGAAGAACAAGAAAAAAAATATGGTAATGGATAATAAGAAATTAATAGTTTATAGCTTGTTGCTATTTATGGGTATAAGTGGTTGTCAAAAACATAATCTTGATAAGCTATATAAAGATGAGCATTTTGATACAGTTATTGATCGGAATTTAGCCTTACACGCTTATGCTAAAAAGGCAAAGGAAAGTACTGGTAAAGAGCGAGAGAAGTACTTGATTAAATTTTTCAACGCTTTTACCAGGGACTTTGAGACCTTTTTTAAGATGGAGTACCCATGTTATGGAGATACGCTATATGCCATTAGAAATGAGGAAGATTGGTATGTAGAAGAGACCTTCTTTAAAAATCCGTGGGGAAGATTTTATCCTGTATTATGTATTGTAGATTCGGAGAAAGATATACCTAAGGAAGTGCCTACTAAGAAATTTAAAGATTTTGATACAGCAGCTTATAAGGCAGGGGTTTTTCCTGAATTAGGGGAGGGTATACATTATATGATACTATATGATATACAGAAAATAGTTCCAGAAGAGATTTTTTATCGTAAGATGATTTCTGTACAAGTGGGACTTTTTGATTCTCTGTATAAGATAGCACAAAGTTCAACGGCATATAGCCTTCCAGTACATGTAATAAATCCTTTTTTAAGTAAAATTGAGTTTATACCTGTATCCTCTTTGGGCCCAAACGATTTAGATGATTTAACGGAAGAAGAAAGAAAGCAAGAAATGATAAAAGTATCTATAGAACTTCAAGAAGTAAAACCTATATGCATCAAAATACTAGAAGAAAAGACAGATGATGAAATTTGCGCATTTTGGTATGGACTTCATTGTAGACGGGGAGGCCCAGCTCCTGTCAATTCTCAAGGTAATTGGAATGCTATCTATAGGAACTTAGTTAAAATGAGCCCTAGGATAGCAAATTTGATGCGCAAAGCATGTGATAAAATTTTAGAAGATACTCAAGAAGGACTGCAAGAAAAGGATTATGAGGAGCGAAGAAGAAAGAGACTATTAGGGCCCTGCCCTTAAATAATGAAAGTAATAGTAAGTAGAGAGTATAACTTGTAACCGTATATATATGATACCGTACAAGTGAAGCTGGGCCCAGCAGAATGTGATAGTCTAGATATACAAACCGGTCAAGGCCTAAGGCCGCATGTGGCTAAGGCAATAATTGATAACTCCTGCTAAGCGTTTATGGCACAAGCTGCTGCTAAGCTACTTAAAACCAGCAGTGATGAGGCATAGCGAAAGAAGTCCAGAGTGAATATTTGGCTAATACAACGCCTAGCTCTGAATACTATATAGAATATGTAAATGAAGATGGAGGCAATAAGAAAGGCTTTGGAAACTTTCAGACTTAAAATTGTTTTTTTTATAAGAATATCATTAGCGAGTTGCTTATTAATATAAATTTTTTCAACTTTAAATTCAAAATATAAGCATTAAATAAATATTAATATGCCAAAATTTAAACAGGTCTTGAACCATACGAGTTTTTTACTCGTAATTTTGCTAATAATTAGTTGTAACTGTGGCAAACAAGATTCAAAAGATAGAAGCAGGAAGACTAATACAAAACCCAAAAACTCAATTGCTGAAGATTTTCTTAAGCAGCATGAAGAAGCCAGCAAGAGAAATATAGAGGCCGTTCTGCAACAGATGGAAGTTGAAAGAGAAAAAAAGCAACAAGAATCGATTGAGGAAGAGAAACTATTAATTGAAAGGTTTAGCAAGAATTATTCACTTACAGTAGGACAAACGGAAAGCCTTCTAACTAAAACAATAAATTTAAGGAACAGAACTGACGTTGGAGAAAAATGCATTGGTCTATTACGAATGTTTAATTCATTGATAAATAAGTTGGATGAACCTAATGTAAGCGTACAGCAGAATAATTTGGATACTATACAGAAGGCCTTTAACAGCTTAATGCCAGGCTTTGGGCTTACAGATCCAGATATGGCTAGAAAGATGCTAGTAGATCTAATTGAAATTGTAGAAAATATATTAAAACCATATCTTATAGAATAGAACTAGAGTTGACTATTAACTATTAATTAAGATGAGATTAACGTACCAGTTTATATATTAAATCGAGTAATAGAATAGATGTTACATCTGTGTATGTTAAAAATTAAATATGTTTTTTAAATCTGTATACTATTACATACTTAAATCTTAGCTATGAAAAATAAATATACTCTATTTGCTGCTCTTATTACTATTACACTACTATCTAACAGTTGCAGTAGTGTAAAGCTTATGAAAGCAGGTAACCATATAAAAGGAAATGCTACTTTTATCACTGAAAAAGAAAGATTTAGCCTTGAAAGAAAATATGGAGATACTCCTTTGCATATAGCTGCTTTTTTGGGTGACAATAAAACTATTAAAGATTTGTTAAGTCATAATGCAGATATAAATATCAAAAACAAGCAGGGGCATACTCCTCTTCTTTGGGCTGTTGATAAAGGACATAATGAAACTGTATCTATACTTATACAAGCAGGTGCCGATGTAAATACTATTGACAGCAAAGGAGATACTCCTTTACATGTAGCCGTAGCCCGTGACAATATAGCAATTGTTCAGATGTTAATAGCAGCAGGAGCTAAACTAGATATGCAAAATAAAGATGCTTATGGTCCTTTACACTTGGCCATAGGCTGGGAAAAGCTTGAGATTGCTAAAATTTTAATAAAAGCAGGAGCAAATACAAATACAAAAGGATCTGGTAAAGCTCCTCTACATCTACTCGCAGGTTATAAGGATACTGACACAGCAAAGATGGTTATAGAGACTGGAGCAGATTTAAATATAAAAGATGATTATGGAAATACACCATTACATTGGGCTGCACTTCTAGGAAATATACCATTTGTACAAGTGTTACTGGAAGCAGGTGCAGATATAAATGCAGAAGATAGAGATGGACATACTCCTCTGCACCGTGCTTATGCTTTGTCGCAAGGCTCTATGGTTAAGTTTCTTAAAGCGACAGGTAAGGCGAAATTGAAATAATATTTAGAGAAAGGTAGAATCAGGAGAGACTTTCTGATTCTACCTTGTTAACAAGAATATAGGTAAAGTAAAATATTTACACCTTACGAAGTATAAGAGGATATCTTAGTTAGCTTTTTGATTTGTAGTAATATCTAATTTTATACACATTAACTGACACCCATCTATTGATAGAGAATCTAAGTCATAAACTTGTGCAGATATATCTTTGCTCATATCATTAGTTTTAGAAATTTCAAACTCAACCAAGCGAAATAATCGAAATAGACGAACAAAAAACTACCTAATTGTTAGATAAGCAAGAAGACTCAACTAAATTTGTTAAGCAATTTTTTACATGTATAACATCCTATAAAATTAAATTTAT from Candidatus Amoebophilus asiaticus 5a2 includes the following:
- a CDS encoding IS1 family transposase (programmed frameshift), producing MNCPRCNNTQSCKDGIVRGRQHYQCKSCRFRYTVRHKSDVKPVSTKRKALQLYLEGLGFRAIGRILNISYGTVYQWVKACGDQVSLPESQDQVDIVEMDEIHTYVGFKKVYCWIWIAVDRLSKRFISYVCGDRSTQTGLKLWERVKDIGKLYCSDYWKSYQQFIPKDKHRQSKSETYTVEGYNSLIRHYLARFKRKGKCYSKQVHMIEKSLNLLMAKLNNQLPILI
- a CDS encoding ankyrin repeat domain-containing protein, with product MKNKYTLFAALITITLLSNSCSSVKLMKAGNHIKGNATFITEKERFSLERKYGDTPLHIAAFLGDNKTIKDLLSHNADINIKNKQGHTPLLWAVDKGHNETVSILIQAGADVNTIDSKGDTPLHVAVARDNIAIVQMLIAAGAKLDMQNKDAYGPLHLAIGWEKLEIAKILIKAGANTNTKGSGKAPLHLLAGYKDTDTAKMVIETGADLNIKDDYGNTPLHWAALLGNIPFVQVLLEAGADINAEDRDGHTPLHRAYALSQGSMVKFLKATGKAKLK